A portion of the Segatella copri DSM 18205 genome contains these proteins:
- a CDS encoding HD domain-containing protein has protein sequence MTNKELILASLMRAMIKYDGGDAPRIQHFVKVHDFARMIAIAEGMTGEDLFVLEAAAILHDVGIHVSEARYGNCDGKHQEELGPDEARKVLSEVDGFTAAQIERICWLIAHHHTYKDVTSLDHRILLEADFLVNSFESQLAPEGIITFRNHVFRSESAISMLNDMWGL, from the coding sequence ATGACAAATAAGGAATTGATACTCGCCAGTCTGATGAGGGCGATGATTAAGTATGATGGCGGCGATGCGCCACGCATCCAGCATTTCGTAAAGGTACACGACTTTGCCCGTATGATTGCGATAGCAGAAGGAATGACCGGAGAAGACCTCTTCGTGCTCGAAGCTGCAGCCATTCTTCACGATGTAGGCATTCACGTTTCAGAAGCCAGATACGGCAACTGCGATGGCAAGCACCAGGAAGAACTGGGTCCTGACGAGGCAAGAAAAGTACTGTCAGAAGTAGATGGATTCACAGCCGCACAGATAGAAAGAATCTGCTGGCTCATTGCCCATCATCATACTTATAAAGATGTTACCAGCCTCGACCACCGCATTCTGCTTGAAGCTGATTTCCTGGTCAATTCCTTCGAATCCCAACTTGCTCCCGAAGGCATCATCACCTTCCGCAATCATGTCTTTCGCTCGGAATCAGCAATCAGTATGCTGAATGATATGTGGGGGCTGTAA
- a CDS encoding sugar O-acetyltransferase: MTEFEKMRNSELYDFSNKEGMKSIEHANRLCCRLQTLTLFDEDYRTIIEELIPSIPASATICPPFHCDHGHGIKVGENVFINYGATMLDEALITIGARTLIGPSCQLVTPNHPIDYMERRKPVETGFPITIGEDCWLGAGVIVCPGVTIGNRCVIGAGSVVVKDIPDDSMAVGNPARVIRKLR, translated from the coding sequence ATGACAGAATTTGAAAAAATGAGAAACAGCGAGCTCTATGATTTCAGCAACAAGGAAGGCATGAAAAGCATAGAGCACGCCAACCGTCTCTGCTGCCGCCTGCAGACGCTAACCCTGTTTGATGAAGACTATCGAACCATCATCGAAGAACTGATTCCAAGCATTCCTGCCTCAGCCACCATCTGCCCACCCTTTCACTGCGACCATGGTCACGGCATCAAGGTGGGTGAGAATGTATTCATCAACTATGGCGCCACGATGCTCGATGAAGCCCTGATTACCATCGGGGCACGCACCCTGATAGGTCCGAGCTGCCAGCTGGTAACCCCTAACCACCCCATCGACTATATGGAACGCCGCAAGCCAGTAGAAACAGGCTTCCCCATCACCATTGGCGAAGATTGCTGGCTGGGCGCAGGAGTCATCGTCTGCCCTGGAGTAACCATCGGCAACCGCTGCGTAATCGGTGCCGGCAGCGTAGTGGTCAAGGATATTCCTGATGACTCCATGGCTGTGGGAAATCCTGCAAGAGTTATCAGAAAGCTCAGATAA
- a CDS encoding nitroreductase family protein, with protein sequence MNDKNNMLALSQERFSARKFTPEAVSQEDLDYIMECVRLAPSAVNRQPWRWLIVRSEEAKKKLQDCYDREWFKTAPIYIIGMKNVNENWVRRYDEKPHGDIDVAIAAEHLCLAATEKGLGTCWVCNYDTAKMQQFFPREGYEAVVVIPVGHIAEDCPRAEKKRKEMSEITEEI encoded by the coding sequence ATGAATGATAAGAATAACATGTTGGCATTGAGCCAGGAGCGTTTTTCGGCTCGCAAGTTTACTCCGGAGGCGGTGAGCCAGGAGGATCTGGACTATATCATGGAGTGTGTGCGCCTGGCACCATCGGCAGTGAACAGGCAGCCTTGGCGCTGGCTCATTGTGCGCTCAGAAGAGGCGAAGAAGAAACTGCAGGATTGCTACGACCGCGAATGGTTCAAGACGGCTCCTATATATATTATAGGTATGAAAAACGTGAATGAGAACTGGGTGCGCAGATATGATGAGAAACCGCATGGCGATATTGATGTGGCGATAGCGGCAGAGCATCTCTGTCTGGCTGCCACCGAAAAGGGACTGGGTACCTGCTGGGTCTGCAATTACGATACGGCGAAGATGCAGCAGTTCTTTCCGCGTGAGGGCTATGAGGCGGTGGTCGTCATCCCTGTAGGTCATATTGCCGAAGACTGTCCACGCGCTGAGAAGAAGCGTAAGGAGATGAGCGAAATCACGGAAGAAATCTAG
- a CDS encoding prolyl oligopeptidase family serine peptidase produces the protein MKKIFLFILFCLSVCRMSAYDFLRAVKDEIPGGYNFWVYTPVDYFYSQEQTPVIIFLHGASLCGKNLDKVRRYGPLDAIVKGRDIDALTIVPQNPGGAWNPKKIMDMLDWVKKNYPCDSNRVYVLGMSLGGYGTMDVCATYPDRIAAGMALCGGCSYKDVSGLGDLPFWIIHGTADRAVPVKQSKVVVDKLEKDGKDTRLIYDWWKGANHGTPARVFYLKKTYQWLFSHSLSDKDRPVNRNISITMSDLGRAYGDVNRNAPQPELIDGPSVIKQEGNEY, from the coding sequence ATGAAAAAGATATTTTTGTTTATATTATTCTGTCTTTCCGTATGCAGAATGTCGGCTTACGACTTTCTGCGAGCTGTGAAAGATGAGATACCGGGAGGTTACAACTTCTGGGTTTATACGCCGGTAGATTATTTCTATTCGCAAGAACAGACTCCTGTCATCATCTTTCTGCATGGAGCCAGTCTTTGCGGCAAGAATCTGGATAAGGTGAGAAGATACGGACCGCTTGATGCCATCGTCAAGGGGCGCGATATCGATGCGCTGACCATCGTTCCGCAGAATCCGGGAGGAGCCTGGAATCCGAAGAAAATCATGGATATGCTCGACTGGGTGAAGAAGAATTACCCATGCGATTCTAATAGGGTTTATGTCTTGGGTATGAGCTTGGGTGGTTATGGCACCATGGATGTCTGCGCCACTTATCCCGACAGGATAGCTGCCGGCATGGCGCTGTGTGGCGGCTGTTCGTATAAGGATGTGAGTGGATTGGGCGATTTGCCTTTCTGGATTATCCATGGCACAGCAGATAGGGCAGTACCGGTCAAGCAATCGAAGGTTGTGGTAGATAAACTTGAAAAGGATGGCAAGGATACCCGATTGATATACGACTGGTGGAAGGGTGCCAATCACGGTACCCCTGCCCGCGTGTTTTATCTGAAGAAAACCTATCAGTGGCTCTTCTCTCACAGCCTTTCAGATAAGGACAGACCCGTGAACCGCAACATCAGTATTACGATGAGCGATCTGGGCAGAGCATATGGTGATGTGAACAGAAATGCCCCTCAGCCTGAACTCATCGATGGTCCGAGTGTGATCAAGCAAGAGGGAAATGAATATTAA
- a CDS encoding DUF1349 domain-containing protein yields the protein MKKLLTISLFAAMAMTSAAQSLEKMNWFNEPVSYEIKGKTLTMDVPGHCDYWRISHYGFTVDDAPFYYATYGGEFEAKVKISGEYKVRFDQAGMMIRIDKENWLKAGIEYVDGKYNLSTVVTHHTSDWSVITLDKPVDYVWIKAVRRLDAIEIFYSFDDKTYTMMRNCWMQDNTPVQVGLATACPDGEGFKAKFSDFQVKHLPDQRRLEWLKTHSEK from the coding sequence ATGAAGAAATTATTGACTATTTCGCTGTTTGCAGCAATGGCTATGACATCGGCAGCACAGAGTTTGGAGAAGATGAATTGGTTTAATGAACCAGTAAGTTATGAAATAAAGGGCAAGACATTAACAATGGATGTGCCTGGTCATTGTGACTACTGGCGAATCTCCCACTATGGCTTCACCGTAGATGATGCACCATTCTACTACGCCACTTATGGCGGTGAGTTTGAGGCAAAGGTGAAGATTTCGGGAGAATACAAAGTGCGCTTCGACCAAGCAGGAATGATGATACGCATTGATAAGGAGAATTGGCTCAAGGCGGGCATTGAATACGTGGATGGCAAATACAACCTGAGCACCGTTGTGACTCATCACACCAGCGACTGGAGTGTAATAACCCTCGACAAGCCCGTTGATTATGTGTGGATTAAGGCAGTACGCCGCCTGGATGCCATTGAAATTTTCTATTCTTTCGATGACAAGACCTACACCATGATGCGCAACTGCTGGATGCAGGACAACACCCCTGTTCAAGTGGGACTTGCAACAGCATGCCCAGATGGCGAAGGCTTCAAGGCTAAGTTTTCTGATTTTCAGGTAAAGCATCTTCCCGACCAGCGCAGACTGGAATGGCTCAAGACTCACAGCGAGAAATAA
- a CDS encoding LexA family protein, whose product MNKNNDNKIKLTFHPAEFGAKMPIPLAEQSVKAGFPSPAQDYMEGEIDLNDILVRHREATFYVRISGDSMQDAGILDGDLAVVDRQIEPSNGNFVIAFVDGEFTIKQFKIDESGTFGWLIPWNKNFSPIRVDETNRFMIWGVVTYVIHQIAE is encoded by the coding sequence ATGAATAAGAATAACGATAACAAGATAAAACTGACATTTCACCCTGCGGAATTCGGAGCCAAGATGCCTATTCCGCTGGCAGAGCAAAGCGTAAAAGCAGGCTTCCCTTCGCCGGCACAAGACTATATGGAGGGAGAGATAGACCTCAACGATATTCTGGTTCGCCATCGTGAGGCCACCTTCTACGTGCGCATATCTGGCGACAGCATGCAGGATGCAGGCATTCTGGACGGTGATCTCGCTGTAGTTGACCGGCAGATAGAACCTTCAAACGGCAATTTCGTCATCGCCTTCGTAGATGGCGAATTCACCATCAAGCAGTTCAAGATAGACGAGAGCGGCACCTTCGGCTGGCTCATTCCATGGAACAAGAACTTCTCCCCTATCAGGGTAGATGAAACCAACCGCTTCATGATCTGGGGCGTGGTTACCTATGTGATTCATCAAATTGCAGAATAA
- a CDS encoding GlsB/YeaQ/YmgE family stress response membrane protein yields MLEHIADFTAWPILTGIFIGYIANRIMSGEGKGCCMNLFIGIVGSYAGAIISSLLNIELFGKGYLTNFIFCVIGAIAVLWIWKKLFD; encoded by the coding sequence ATGTTAGAACATATTGCAGATTTCACAGCGTGGCCAATCCTTACAGGTATTTTCATTGGCTATATTGCCAACCGCATTATGAGCGGTGAAGGAAAAGGATGTTGTATGAATCTCTTCATAGGTATTGTAGGCAGTTATGCCGGTGCCATCATCAGCAGTCTGCTGAACATTGAGTTGTTTGGCAAAGGTTATCTTACCAATTTCATCTTCTGTGTCATTGGTGCCATAGCGGTATTGTGGATTTGGAAGAAGCTTTTCGATTAA
- a CDS encoding peroxiredoxin translates to MNVGDRIPEILGIDQDGREIKASDYRGRKIVLYSYPKANTSGCTAEACSLQAHKEELAAAGYEIIGVSKDKQALQKKFAETKGLQFPLIADTETTLLQELGCWGEKVTCGRKTIGILRTTYLVNEEGVIEKIFTPKEIKTKIHAEQILDYIHSNIQ, encoded by the coding sequence ATGAATGTAGGAGATAGAATACCAGAGATTCTTGGCATTGACCAGGACGGACGTGAGATAAAGGCAAGCGACTACCGTGGTCGCAAGATTGTGCTCTACAGTTATCCGAAGGCTAACACCAGCGGATGCACTGCCGAGGCCTGCTCACTGCAGGCACATAAGGAGGAGCTGGCTGCAGCCGGTTATGAGATTATCGGCGTGAGCAAGGACAAGCAGGCTCTGCAGAAGAAGTTTGCCGAAACCAAGGGTTTGCAGTTCCCTCTTATCGCAGATACCGAAACCACCCTACTGCAGGAACTTGGCTGCTGGGGCGAGAAGGTAACCTGCGGCAGAAAGACCATTGGCATCCTCCGCACTACCTATCTTGTCAACGAAGAAGGCGTCATTGAGAAGATCTTCACTCCTAAAGAGATTAAGACCAAGATTCATGCCGAGCAGATTCTGGATTACATCCATTCAAACATCCAATAA
- a CDS encoding Y-family DNA polymerase, with translation MIGLADCNNFYCSCERVFRPDLTGKPVVVLSNNDGCVIARSEEAKALGYKMGDPFYQVKEKLEAEGVAIFSSNYTLYGSLSNRVMSMLSHYSPRIDQYSIDESFFEADESMAKVFFREHAEDHPTLFNKMTIDELSEKPDSLLHRYGSKISADVLRAVGIPISVGIAETKTLAKIGSKFAKKYKGFQGCCLIDTDERRHKALSLFPVEDVWGIGRQIARKLDYMGIRTAAQFADKKESWVRSHFNITTLRTWKELNGESCISIEELPQKKSICTSRSFANEGITDKNVIEEAVANFAVRCTEKLRRQGSVCQGITVFAWTSRFNEHVPEYTIHDSLTLPIATNAQEEIVGAALSILRAKYPKPMADSRPDRSDMSFHFKKAGVILWQISPDHPRQQDLFDPIDRSKQKKLMEAIDAINRKNGYGTIRQAIQGTDCRFDLKREYMSKQFTTNIHDILKVKTQ, from the coding sequence ATGATAGGACTGGCAGACTGCAACAACTTCTACTGTTCGTGCGAGCGAGTGTTTCGCCCCGACCTGACAGGAAAACCCGTGGTTGTATTGAGCAACAACGACGGGTGCGTCATCGCACGCTCTGAAGAAGCCAAGGCATTGGGCTATAAGATGGGCGACCCCTTCTATCAGGTGAAGGAAAAACTGGAGGCTGAGGGAGTGGCTATCTTCTCGAGCAACTATACGCTCTACGGTTCGCTCTCCAACCGCGTGATGTCGATGCTATCCCATTATTCCCCACGCATCGACCAATACTCTATCGATGAGAGTTTCTTCGAGGCAGACGAATCAATGGCGAAAGTTTTCTTTCGGGAGCATGCGGAAGACCATCCTACTTTGTTCAATAAAATGACAATAGACGAACTGTCAGAAAAGCCCGATAGCCTGCTCCATCGCTATGGCTCCAAAATATCGGCAGATGTACTTCGGGCTGTTGGAATCCCGATATCCGTAGGCATCGCAGAAACGAAGACATTGGCGAAAATCGGCTCTAAATTCGCCAAGAAATACAAGGGCTTCCAAGGCTGCTGCCTCATCGACACGGATGAACGGAGACACAAGGCGCTGTCTCTCTTCCCCGTAGAAGATGTATGGGGAATAGGCAGACAGATAGCCCGAAAGCTCGATTATATGGGCATCAGAACCGCCGCTCAGTTTGCCGACAAGAAAGAAAGTTGGGTCCGCAGCCATTTCAATATCACCACCCTAAGAACATGGAAAGAACTGAATGGAGAAAGCTGCATCAGCATCGAGGAATTGCCGCAGAAGAAGAGCATCTGCACCAGCAGGAGTTTTGCCAACGAGGGCATTACCGACAAAAATGTGATAGAAGAAGCCGTGGCTAATTTCGCTGTACGTTGTACAGAAAAATTAAGGAGACAAGGTAGCGTATGTCAGGGCATCACAGTGTTCGCATGGACTTCCCGTTTTAACGAGCATGTGCCTGAATACACTATCCACGATTCCCTCACCCTGCCCATCGCCACTAATGCGCAGGAAGAAATAGTAGGTGCTGCCCTCAGCATTCTCCGGGCTAAATACCCGAAACCGATGGCAGACAGCAGGCCCGATCGCTCCGACATGTCGTTTCACTTCAAGAAAGCTGGCGTTATCCTGTGGCAAATCTCACCCGACCATCCTCGCCAGCAAGACCTCTTCGACCCCATCGACCGAAGCAAGCAAAAAAAACTGATGGAGGCTATCGACGCCATCAACCGGAAGAATGGTTATGGCACCATACGCCAGGCCATACAAGGCACAGACTGCCGATTCGACCTGAAACGCGAGTACATGTCGAAGCAGTTTACCACGAACATCCATGATATTCTGAAAGTAAAAACTCAATGA
- a CDS encoding cupin domain-containing protein: MVIDFEKIAEAHLEGFKGGQGKLDTRNYVDDKVKIMYSTLRPGASTGLHTHEGNCEIIYVVSGTATFHYDDAVEEVRQGQVHYCPMNHAHYMENLTDHDLVYLAIVPEHH; this comes from the coding sequence ATGGTAATAGATTTCGAAAAGATTGCTGAGGCTCATTTGGAGGGCTTCAAGGGTGGACAGGGTAAACTCGACACTCGTAACTATGTGGATGACAAGGTGAAGATTATGTATTCTACCTTGCGTCCGGGTGCATCAACTGGTCTTCATACTCATGAGGGCAACTGCGAGATTATCTATGTGGTAAGCGGCACTGCTACTTTCCATTATGATGATGCCGTAGAAGAGGTTCGACAGGGACAGGTGCATTACTGCCCGATGAACCATGCTCATTATATGGAAAATCTCACAGATCATGACCTGGTGTATCTCGCCATTGTGCCTGAGCATCATTAA
- a CDS encoding phosphatase has protein sequence MKTLLDVHTHTIASGHAFSSLQEMTLTAKEKGLDILGITEHGPNIPGSCDPIYFRNLHCVPRQLYGIKLMLGAELNILNTKGDIDLDEDYWRILDIRIAGIHSLCWQGGSKEENTQGVINAMRNPFVQIISHPGDGTAELDFEELMKVSRETHTLLEINNHSMAPIRHKTVAAPNNLELLELAKKYETPVIFGSDAHFSAMIADYSNIMPLVEKAEFPDELVLNYQPEKFMAYLKPTPEK, from the coding sequence ATGAAAACATTATTAGACGTTCATACACATACAATAGCATCAGGTCATGCCTTCAGCAGTTTGCAGGAAATGACCTTGACAGCAAAGGAGAAAGGGTTGGATATTTTGGGAATCACAGAGCACGGTCCCAATATCCCGGGTAGCTGTGATCCTATCTATTTCAGAAACCTTCATTGTGTTCCACGCCAGCTCTATGGAATCAAACTGATGCTTGGAGCAGAACTCAACATCCTCAATACGAAGGGAGATATCGATCTCGACGAGGATTACTGGCGTATCCTGGATATCCGAATAGCAGGCATCCATAGCCTTTGCTGGCAGGGAGGAAGTAAGGAGGAGAATACGCAGGGTGTCATCAATGCCATGCGCAATCCCTTCGTGCAGATTATCTCTCATCCCGGCGATGGTACGGCAGAACTGGATTTCGAGGAACTCATGAAAGTTTCCAGGGAGACGCATACCTTGCTTGAAATCAACAACCATTCCATGGCTCCCATCCGCCACAAGACTGTGGCTGCCCCCAATAATCTGGAACTGCTGGAACTTGCCAAGAAGTATGAAACTCCAGTCATATTCGGAAGTGATGCCCACTTCTCTGCGATGATTGCTGACTACAGCAACATTATGCCACTGGTAGAAAAAGCAGAGTTCCCGGATGAGCTGGTTCTCAACTATCAGCCAGAGAAATTCATGGCTTACCTCAAGCCAACCCCTGAAAAATAG
- a CDS encoding response regulator transcription factor translates to MIDIDDKLDEKLRQQRDGQLEEDEELQLRFIAKSYAICENSIAVLSNLRTNKSHIYYGMTSDFLGFEPSGSYEKIESIWEEKILNRIHPDDQRRRNLQELVYYQFVSASHSDKAFYWYLGNTMRMADKDGKYLPTRHRIFYFKGKGQRGVCYAICLFNLTAKTSKMAILKNSLTGEEHLIDIDEKQLLSEREITIMNLVSQGLSSKAISIRLNISKNTVDRHRQNIIKKMQAANMAEACHKAKQLGITVEYQ, encoded by the coding sequence ATGATAGATATTGATGATAAACTGGATGAAAAGCTGCGCCAGCAGAGAGATGGCCAGCTGGAGGAAGACGAAGAACTGCAACTGCGATTCATCGCTAAATCCTATGCCATATGCGAGAATTCCATCGCTGTATTGAGTAATCTCCGTACCAACAAAAGCCATATCTATTATGGAATGACGAGCGACTTTCTGGGATTCGAACCATCCGGCAGTTATGAGAAGATAGAATCTATCTGGGAAGAGAAGATTCTGAATCGCATCCATCCTGATGACCAGCGCAGACGCAATCTCCAGGAGTTGGTTTACTATCAGTTTGTGAGCGCCTCCCATTCTGACAAGGCATTCTACTGGTACTTGGGAAATACCATGCGAATGGCTGACAAGGATGGCAAATATCTCCCCACACGTCACCGCATCTTCTATTTCAAGGGAAAGGGGCAGCGGGGCGTCTGCTATGCAATCTGTCTCTTTAATCTTACAGCAAAGACCAGCAAGATGGCCATTCTGAAGAATTCACTCACAGGAGAAGAGCACCTGATTGACATCGATGAGAAACAGCTCTTGAGTGAACGCGAGATAACCATCATGAACCTGGTAAGTCAGGGACTTTCGAGCAAGGCCATAAGCATCCGCCTGAACATCAGCAAGAACACGGTAGACAGGCATCGCCAGAACATCATCAAGAAGATGCAGGCAGCCAACATGGCAGAAGCTTGCCACAAAGCAAAGCAACTTGGAATAACTGTAGAATATCAATAA
- a CDS encoding NAD(P)/FAD-dependent oxidoreductase has protein sequence MSINIKRNQLKRVVIVGGGLGGLRLAEDLSKANLQVVLIDKNNFHQFPPLIYQIASAGIDPSSISFPFRQIFRKRKNFYFRMAEARAVFPDKKILQTSIGKIEYDYLVFAAGTTTNFYGNANIEKWAIPMKTVSEAMGLRNAVLSNLERALTCATEEERQELLNVVIVGGGATGVEIAGALSEMKRYVIPYDYPDMDSSLMHIYLLEAGDRLLAGMSQDSSKKAYEFLTSMGVDVQFGKMVTDYKDHKVLMKDGQEIPTRTFLWVSGVKAQPITGIDGDHLGRGFRIVVDEFNRIPGMDGLFAIGDQCIQTTDPAYPGGHPQLAQVAIQQAALLAKNIQKIAKADEENEKHPGSSAQNIDQQLKPFRYKNLGSMATIGRNKAVVELGKFHSQGFFAWVLWLVVHLRSILGVKNKVMVMLNWLWKYVSYNDSIRMITYATKPKEVRDRLKREQTTHLGTDLLENEED, from the coding sequence ATGAGCATTAATATCAAGAGAAATCAGTTGAAGAGAGTAGTGATTGTTGGTGGCGGACTCGGTGGCCTTCGCTTGGCTGAAGACCTGAGCAAGGCAAACCTGCAGGTGGTGTTGATTGATAAGAATAACTTCCATCAGTTCCCTCCACTTATCTATCAGATTGCCTCAGCAGGTATCGACCCAAGTTCCATCTCCTTCCCTTTCCGCCAGATTTTCCGCAAGCGCAAGAACTTCTACTTCCGCATGGCAGAGGCGAGAGCCGTATTCCCAGACAAGAAGATTCTGCAGACTTCCATCGGTAAGATTGAGTACGATTACCTGGTGTTCGCAGCAGGAACCACTACCAATTTCTATGGCAATGCCAACATCGAGAAGTGGGCGATTCCGATGAAGACCGTTTCAGAGGCAATGGGATTGCGCAACGCCGTGCTGAGTAACCTGGAGCGTGCATTGACCTGTGCCACAGAAGAGGAGCGACAGGAACTCCTGAACGTGGTCATTGTAGGCGGTGGTGCCACAGGTGTAGAGATTGCCGGAGCCCTCTCTGAAATGAAGCGCTACGTGATTCCTTACGATTATCCGGATATGGACTCATCTCTGATGCACATCTATCTTCTGGAAGCGGGCGACAGACTGCTCGCCGGAATGTCACAGGACTCTTCTAAGAAAGCATACGAATTCCTCACAAGCATGGGTGTGGATGTGCAGTTTGGCAAGATGGTAACCGACTACAAGGACCATAAGGTACTGATGAAGGACGGTCAGGAGATTCCTACCCGCACCTTCCTCTGGGTATCCGGTGTAAAGGCACAGCCTATCACAGGTATCGATGGCGACCATCTGGGCCGTGGTTTCCGAATCGTAGTAGATGAATTCAACCGCATCCCGGGCATGGACGGTCTCTTTGCCATCGGCGACCAGTGTATCCAGACCACAGACCCAGCTTATCCTGGCGGTCATCCACAGTTGGCACAGGTAGCCATTCAGCAGGCAGCACTCCTGGCTAAGAATATCCAGAAGATTGCGAAGGCAGATGAGGAGAATGAGAAGCATCCTGGTTCTTCAGCCCAAAACATCGACCAGCAGCTCAAGCCATTCCGCTACAAGAACCTGGGTTCTATGGCTACCATCGGAAGAAACAAGGCTGTAGTAGAGCTTGGCAAGTTCCACAGTCAGGGCTTCTTTGCCTGGGTATTGTGGCTGGTAGTTCACCTCCGCTCCATCCTTGGCGTAAAGAACAAGGTAATGGTAATGCTCAACTGGCTCTGGAAGTACGTAAGCTACAACGATTCTATCCGAATGATTACCTACGCCACCAAGCCTAAGGAAGTGCGCGACCGATTGAAGCGTGAGCAGACCACTCACCTCGGCACCGACTTGCTGGAGAATGAAGAAGATTAA
- a CDS encoding beta-class carbonic anhydrase, whose amino-acid sequence MIEEIIKYNENFVASKAYEKYITSKYPDKKLAILSCMDTRLTELLPAALGLKNGDAKLIKNAGGLVISPFDSAMRSLLVAIYELGVEEIMVIAHSNCGACHMNGQQMKKLMLKRGIHQNVIDTIGLCGIDLDHWLEGFHDTEDSVRNTINTIRTHPLVPKDVNLHGYIIDSQTGKLTEVK is encoded by the coding sequence ATTATAGAAGAAATCATCAAGTATAATGAAAACTTCGTAGCCAGTAAGGCTTACGAAAAGTATATTACGAGTAAATATCCAGACAAGAAACTTGCCATTCTTTCCTGTATGGACACCCGCCTCACTGAGCTTTTGCCAGCAGCTTTGGGCCTGAAGAACGGAGATGCCAAGCTCATCAAGAACGCCGGTGGACTGGTTATCAGTCCTTTCGACTCAGCCATGCGTAGTCTCCTTGTAGCCATCTACGAATTGGGTGTAGAGGAAATCATGGTCATTGCCCACTCCAACTGCGGTGCATGCCACATGAACGGACAGCAGATGAAGAAATTGATGCTCAAACGTGGCATCCATCAGAATGTTATCGATACCATCGGGCTTTGCGGCATCGACCTCGACCATTGGCTGGAGGGATTCCACGACACAGAGGATTCTGTAAGGAATACCATCAATACGATCCGTACACACCCTCTCGTACCAAAAGACGTCAATCTTCATGGCTATATCATTGACTCACAGACGGGCAAACTGACAGAAGTGAAATAG
- a CDS encoding YaaA family protein, which translates to MQILLANAKIMFEKADRKPISVPLFQSVANDLAKEMAMMNVEELAKQLDCSSKIAMTNWKRYHDFMAAEKMPAILAYNGQAYKHLRASSLSEEALEYAQKHLWITCFLYGLLRPLDGIVPYRMEHCVSLEATNDKPINQFWKDKLTDVLIDSVKADDGILIHLSTEEYEHLFDWKRVCKEIKVIQPLFYVRQKDGRLKMQAVWAKSCRGAMVRYILNNQLLTPEELAGFSYEGFEYEPELGEAAFPHFVR; encoded by the coding sequence ATGCAGATATTATTGGCAAATGCCAAAATCATGTTTGAGAAGGCAGACAGAAAGCCTATCTCCGTGCCACTATTCCAATCAGTTGCCAATGACTTGGCCAAAGAAATGGCAATGATGAATGTAGAGGAATTGGCTAAGCAACTGGATTGCAGCAGCAAGATTGCAATGACGAACTGGAAGCGATATCATGATTTTATGGCTGCAGAGAAGATGCCGGCTATCCTGGCTTACAATGGTCAGGCATATAAACATCTGCGTGCCAGTTCTTTGAGCGAGGAGGCGTTAGAGTATGCCCAGAAACATCTCTGGATTACCTGCTTCCTTTATGGATTGCTTCGACCGTTGGATGGCATCGTACCTTATCGTATGGAGCATTGCGTATCGCTCGAAGCTACAAACGACAAGCCTATCAATCAGTTCTGGAAAGACAAACTGACAGATGTTCTCATCGATAGTGTGAAAGCTGACGATGGTATACTCATCCATCTTTCTACAGAGGAATATGAACATCTGTTCGATTGGAAGAGAGTATGTAAGGAAATAAAGGTCATTCAGCCACTCTTTTATGTCCGCCAGAAAGACGGCAGATTGAAGATGCAGGCTGTATGGGCTAAATCTTGCCGTGGAGCCATGGTGAGATATATCCTGAATAATCAGCTTCTTACTCCAGAGGAACTGGCAGGCTTCAGTTACGAAGGTTTTGAATATGAGCCAGAATTAGGAGAAGCTGCTTTTCCTCATTTCGTTCGTTGA